The genomic stretch AGATGCAGCTCCTACTTCATGGGCAACTATATGACAATCATCTCCTAATATTACCTCATCTCCCCTTTTACAATGGGTAAATAAAGATAATTGATTTCCAAAGGTTCCACTTGGTACAAACAAAGCTGCCTCTTTGCCCACTAATTTTGCTGCATATTTTTCTAGCTCTTTCACCGTAGGATCATCTTCATATACATCATCCCCAACTATGGCCTTAAACATGGCTTCTCTCATTTTGCTAGTTGGTTTTGTTACCGTATCACTTCTCAAATCTATTATCTTCATGCTTATCTCCTCCTAAGTTAGATCTTAAAATAAATTCTTCTTCATAGAATTATTCTATAAATTTAAATTTTATCCTTTAAATAGTGTTTACACTTTTGGTATAATAATTTAATCACTAAAAGGAGGGATTCAAATGTCAGCATTAGTGTTTGGTCACAAAAACCCTGATACAGATTCAATAACTTCGGCCATTGCCTTTTCCCATTTAAAAAATCAATTAGGTCTTAACTCTATCCCTTGTGTATTAGGGTCTATTAATAAGGAATCAAAATATGTATTAGACTATTTTAATGTGGATGAACCAATTTATATAGACAATGTAAAAACCCAATTAGAAGATTTAAATTTAAAAAAAGTGACAGGCCTTTATCCAGAGGCATCAATCTTAACAGCTTATAAGAGTATGCAAGATAATAAATTAAAAACTCTACCTATTATAAATGAAGATGGAAAGTTACTAGGTATAACTACCATGTATGATATAGCCGTATCTTCCATAAAGGGAAACTTTTATCATTTAAATACAACCTTGTCTAATGTGGCAAAGGGATTAGATGGAACTATTATTACGGGAGATGAGAGAATTTTAGATGGAAACATATTAGTTGCGGCCTTCTACTATGAAAGTTTAAAGGGAAGATTATCTTCAAATACTATAGTTATAGTTGGAGATAGATATGACATTATAGAATATTCATTAGAATCTAATGTACAACTGTTAATCATTACTGGCAATCAAGAGATTCCAGCAGAATACATAGAAGATGGAAAGAAAAGAAATATTCCTATAATTTCAGTGCCTACGGATACATATATTACATCAAAAATAATAAATCAGTGTAATTTTGTATCATCAATTATGAAAAGAAAAGACCTTGTAAAATTTAAGCTTACAGATTATACAGAAGAAATAAAAGATGAGATGGTTAATACTAATTTTAGT from Anaeromicrobium sediminis encodes the following:
- a CDS encoding putative manganese-dependent inorganic diphosphatase, which encodes MSALVFGHKNPDTDSITSAIAFSHLKNQLGLNSIPCVLGSINKESKYVLDYFNVDEPIYIDNVKTQLEDLNLKKVTGLYPEASILTAYKSMQDNKLKTLPIINEDGKLLGITTMYDIAVSSIKGNFYHLNTTLSNVAKGLDGTIITGDERILDGNILVAAFYYESLKGRLSSNTIVIVGDRYDIIEYSLESNVQLLIITGNQEIPAEYIEDGKKRNIPIISVPTDTYITSKIINQCNFVSSIMKRKDLVKFKLTDYTEEIKDEMVNTNFSNYPVVDENHIFKGFISRKHLLSPVGKNVILVDHNEYGQSAEGLKEANILEIVDHHKLGDIATTTPINFRNIPVGSTCTVVYSLFKENNIEIPKTIAGVLLSGIISDTLFFKSPTTTFFDKEAVDALNKILNLNLEEFSTNMFKAGTSLEGQTIEEIFFKDFKEFDIEGFKVGVGQVFTLAVEDILNKKEEFLEFINSIHHAKDYHLTLLLATDIINEGSYLLFESNNKQIIPIAFNVDNIQGVFSSGVVSRKKQVIPRITDAINTLK